TCCCGGCCCGGTGCGGGAAAGCCCCTCATTGATGACGCCGACGTACACGGCTGCATCCTCAAGCGTCTGCAGAACATGGCTCACGACATTCGCTGGCTCCAGGACGACCTGAAGGGCAAGCCGCTCCCAGGCGTCGGCAAGGTGCATGAGATGAGCTTCATGGAATCTCGTTCGGTGCTTGCTCCTGCGAGCGTGGACCTTGTCGTCACGTCTCCTCCGTACATGAACAACTACCACTACGTCAGGAGCACCAGACCACAGATGTTCTGGCTGGGTCTGGTCAGCCAAAGGGCCGCCCTGCGCAAACTGGAGCACGAGAACATCGGCAAGTACTGGCAGACTGTTCGCGATGCCGAACCCGTCGCTCTTGAGTTCAGGCATCCCGAACTCGAGGACCTGCTGCGGGACATGCGGGCGACACGCGCAAGCGAAGGCGCATACGGCGGGCCGGGCTGGGCGAATTACGTCGCGACCTACCTGAACGACAGCTTCAAGTTCCTTTCTGTGTTGAAGCCGTCGTTAGCCCGAGGCGGAACAGTGGTCATCGTCATTGGGAACTCCATTATCCAGGGTCACGAGATCAAGCTCGAACAGACGCTCGCCGACATGGCCATTCAGCTTGGATATGAACTGGTCGCTGTCGAGACCTTGCGGACCAAGAGGGTCGGAGCCAGCATCACCAAGTCCACTGTCCGCCGCGGCGGCAAGTCACAGGCCACCCTGCACGAGAGCGCTGTCATCATCAGGAAGAGGTAGTCCCATGACGTTTGCGCCCGACTCGATACCACCTAGGAGCGACAGGCCCTATAATCCGCTCGAAAAACGCCGTCTGGCCGACAGCATTATCAGAGAGATGCTGCGACACGACGCCGAGAAGCTCCCACCTGCAGAGGTCTTCCCTGGCGCTGGCATCTACGCCATCTACTATCGAGGCAAGCTGCCACTCTATGGGCCGCTTGTAGCAGCCAATGCGAAGAGGTGGAGATTCCCGATATACGTCGGCAAGGCTACCCCTCCGGGCGGGAGAAAGGGCAAGCACTTCGCCGATGAGGCGCCGCTCACTTCAAGCGTGTACAAACGCCTCCAAGAACACGCGGAGTCCATAAGTCAGACCAAGGACCTGAACTTGGACGATTTCCGTTGTCGCCATCTGTTCGTAGATGAAATCTGGATCTCGCTGGCCGAGAGTCTTCTTATCGACATCACGCAGCCAGTCTGGAACTGCGTGCTCGACGGATTCGGCAATCACCCGGTAGGCAAACAGAGGAGCGAAGGTCAACGACCCACTTGGGACACGCTCCATCCCGGCCGTGAATGGGCACGGGATCTGAGTGCCAA
The genomic region above belongs to candidate division WOR-3 bacterium and contains:
- a CDS encoding site-specific DNA-methyltransferase, producing the protein MPRRPFRRARPLVGRRRAPNVRRRRMARDGVASATLPILSTDTNAATGFRFRDSAFMENRDIPVHRWIPWIAGFSATFVEDCMTAFLPRRSDRRSCVLDPFAGVGTTLVAAIAAGHDAVGFEINPYAALACKVKVDSARLNVALLESYCTQYAVFSKNGSRTCPGTRPIEFQTRIPFFSDSIERQVFGFQSFLASIKDRTVADIFRLAFGAVMVSFSNYSYEPSLCSRPGAGKPLIDDADVHGCILKRLQNMAHDIRWLQDDLKGKPLPGVGKVHEMSFMESRSVLAPASVDLVVTSPPYMNNYHYVRSTRPQMFWLGLVSQRAALRKLEHENIGKYWQTVRDAEPVALEFRHPELEDLLRDMRATRASEGAYGGPGWANYVATYLNDSFKFLSVLKPSLARGGTVVIVIGNSIIQGHEIKLEQTLADMAIQLGYELVAVETLRTKRVGASITKSTVRRGGKSQATLHESAVIIRKR
- a CDS encoding Eco29kI family restriction endonuclease; the encoded protein is MLRHDAEKLPPAEVFPGAGIYAIYYRGKLPLYGPLVAANAKRWRFPIYVGKATPPGGRKGKHFADEAPLTSSVYKRLQEHAESISQTKDLNLDDFRCRHLFVDEIWISLAESLLIDITQPVWNCVLDGFGNHPVGKQRSEGQRPTWDTLHPGREWARDLSANRLTPSDLISRVTEHLREFFAHPPDMDALLPR